Proteins encoded within one genomic window of Nonomuraea gerenzanensis:
- a CDS encoding helix-turn-helix domain-containing protein has translation MDTLELILHPIRLRIMWALSGGRVRTTSELCESLPDVPKTTLYRHVGLLADAGLLEVAGEQRVRGMVERHYRLRRDATRVDPETARAMSLDDHRHGFAAAMAALLAEFNAYLERPGADPEVDRVGYRQGTLWLSPEEMGEVAEELRQVLRARADNGPGGRRRPYVMSAIFFPTDDPTDDPTDHPAGGPAEGGDGVRP, from the coding sequence ATGGACACGTTGGAGCTGATCTTGCATCCCATCCGGTTGCGCATCATGTGGGCCCTGTCGGGCGGGCGCGTGCGCACCACGTCCGAGCTGTGCGAGAGCCTGCCCGACGTGCCCAAGACGACCCTCTACCGGCACGTCGGGCTGCTGGCCGACGCCGGGCTGCTGGAGGTCGCCGGCGAGCAGCGGGTGCGGGGGATGGTGGAGCGCCACTACCGGCTGCGCCGCGACGCCACGCGCGTCGATCCCGAGACGGCCAGGGCGATGTCGCTGGACGACCACCGGCACGGCTTCGCGGCGGCCATGGCGGCGCTGCTCGCCGAGTTCAACGCCTATCTGGAGCGGCCCGGGGCCGACCCGGAGGTTGACCGCGTGGGGTATCGGCAGGGGACGTTGTGGCTCAGCCCCGAGGAGATGGGGGAGGTCGCGGAGGAGTTGCGGCAGGTGCTCAGGGCGCGGGCCGACAACGGACCGGGGGGGCGGCGCAGGCCGTACGTGATGAGCGCGATCTTCTTCCCCACGGACGACCCCACGGACGACCCCACGGACCACCCGGCGGGCGGCCCCGCCGAGGGTGGTGACGGCGTCAGGCCGTGA
- a CDS encoding erythromycin esterase family protein — translation MHVTARLSDQAVIPLHTLDPAAPLDDLAWLDEAIGDARVVALGESAHYNRETYELRHRFLRYLVERLGFGAYAMETGFTEGWRADAWVRGGDDHLGEVMASGATSLTGLWRQFGAHLEWMRRHNAAAARPVGFYGIDLGGQNASLLPGLDAVTAYLAQADPGFELDPAIRETASLLAATSAFAAPATLAAYARLPLGTRHALTAGLADLAARMRGRRLEYVRHTGTQAYERALRSMSLLVTLEAVVRDLSRGDQRSVMYNRDAAIADTVEWILRGEERILLVAHNGHLQRWPGVLPGMDPVTPTGMHLADRLGADYLVIGATFGTGQMLNADAAAFQSGALFAPAQPPEPGSLDALMHASHDGPFATDLRRLPPADVDAVRAATVQRAGFGTFYAPVSPLDAYDLVVHVPRVTGATPDEGALACSPPEVREVFSSYAPQ, via the coding sequence ATGCATGTGACGGCCAGGCTCAGCGACCAGGCGGTGATCCCTCTGCACACGCTGGATCCCGCCGCCCCGCTCGACGATCTCGCCTGGCTGGACGAGGCGATCGGAGACGCGCGAGTGGTGGCGCTGGGCGAGAGCGCGCACTACAACCGCGAGACCTACGAGTTGCGCCACCGCTTCCTGCGTTACCTGGTCGAGCGGCTCGGGTTCGGCGCGTACGCGATGGAGACAGGCTTCACCGAGGGCTGGCGGGCCGATGCCTGGGTCAGGGGCGGTGACGACCACCTCGGCGAGGTCATGGCGAGCGGCGCGACCTCCCTGACGGGCCTGTGGCGGCAGTTCGGCGCGCACCTGGAGTGGATGCGCCGGCACAACGCCGCCGCCGCGCGCCCCGTCGGCTTCTACGGCATCGACCTGGGCGGCCAGAACGCCTCCCTGCTGCCCGGCCTGGACGCGGTGACTGCCTACCTCGCACAGGCTGATCCCGGCTTCGAGCTCGATCCGGCCATCAGGGAGACGGCCTCGCTCCTCGCCGCGACGTCCGCGTTCGCCGCGCCCGCCACCCTGGCCGCCTACGCGCGACTCCCCCTCGGGACGCGGCACGCGCTGACGGCGGGCCTGGCCGACCTCGCCGCCCGCATGCGGGGGCGGCGCCTCGAGTACGTGCGGCACACCGGCACTCAGGCGTACGAGCGAGCCCTTCGTTCCATGTCGCTCCTGGTCACCCTGGAGGCGGTCGTCCGCGACCTGAGCCGCGGCGATCAGCGCAGCGTGATGTACAACCGTGACGCCGCGATCGCCGACACGGTGGAGTGGATCCTGCGCGGGGAGGAGCGGATCCTCCTGGTCGCCCACAACGGCCACCTCCAGCGCTGGCCCGGCGTGCTGCCCGGCATGGACCCGGTGACGCCGACGGGCATGCACCTGGCCGACCGGCTCGGCGCGGACTACCTGGTCATCGGCGCCACCTTCGGCACCGGCCAGATGCTCAACGCCGACGCCGCCGCCTTCCAGTCCGGCGCCCTCTTCGCCCCTGCCCAGCCACCCGAGCCGGGCAGCCTCGACGCTCTCATGCACGCCAGCCACGACGGGCCCTTCGCCACCGACCTGCGACGGCTGCCACCCGCCGACGTCGATGCCGTCCGTGCCGCCACCGTGCAACGTGCTGGTTTCGGTACGTTCTACGCGCCCGTGAGCCCGTTGGACGCCTATGACCTCGTCGTACACGTGCCCCGGGTCACGGGGGCCACGCCTGACGAGGGCGCGCTCGCCTGTTCGCCTCCGGAGGTGCGGGAGGTGTTCTCCTCGTACGCACCGCAGTGA